From Chromohalobacter canadensis, one genomic window encodes:
- the pepP gene encoding Xaa-Pro aminopeptidase, whose protein sequence is MPRTALPRPAAISSDEYRARRQVLMAALPAHSAVLISAASLVTRNRDSEYAFRQDSDFHYLSGFPEPDALLVLLPGRDAGEAVLFCQEKDPSQEVWTGMRIGAEAAVTDYGVDEAYENDTRDALLPELLEGRETLYLPLDNGEMLALVESLRSELAPQARRGERTPRAFADIVPLIHAQRLIKSEAELGLMRHAARISAQAHRRAMQNVCPGLFEYQLQAELEHEFVWHGAREPAYATIVGGGENACVLHYIENSAALRDGDLVLIDAGGEFELYAGDITRTFPVNGRYTPAQRELYEVVLKAQCRAVAAVAPGTTLSAIHDGVVRDLTAGLIRLGLLEGPLEARIDDHGYRRFFLHATSHWLGLDVHDVGTYRLDGEPRVLTPGMVLTVEPGLYIPNAEDIPEAYRGIGIRIEDDVAVTATGHEVLTADVPKEVAEIEALMHDR, encoded by the coding sequence ATGCCTCGCACTGCCCTGCCGCGTCCGGCGGCGATTTCTTCTGATGAATACCGTGCCCGCCGCCAGGTGTTGATGGCGGCCTTGCCCGCGCATAGTGCCGTATTGATCTCGGCGGCCTCGCTAGTGACGCGCAACCGCGACAGCGAATACGCCTTTCGCCAGGACAGCGACTTCCACTACCTGAGCGGTTTTCCCGAGCCGGATGCTCTGCTGGTGCTGTTGCCCGGTCGCGATGCCGGCGAAGCCGTACTGTTCTGCCAAGAGAAGGATCCTTCCCAGGAAGTCTGGACCGGGATGCGCATTGGCGCCGAGGCCGCCGTAACGGATTACGGCGTCGATGAAGCCTACGAGAACGACACCCGAGATGCCCTGCTGCCCGAGCTACTCGAGGGCCGTGAAACACTGTACCTGCCCCTCGATAATGGCGAGATGCTGGCCCTGGTCGAGTCACTGCGTTCCGAACTGGCGCCCCAGGCCCGGCGCGGCGAACGTACACCGCGTGCCTTCGCCGATATTGTGCCGCTGATCCACGCACAACGCCTGATCAAGAGCGAGGCGGAACTTGGCCTGATGCGCCACGCCGCACGTATCTCGGCGCAGGCGCACCGCCGGGCCATGCAAAACGTGTGTCCGGGGCTTTTTGAGTACCAGCTACAAGCAGAGCTCGAGCACGAGTTCGTCTGGCACGGCGCTCGCGAACCGGCTTATGCCACGATTGTCGGGGGCGGCGAAAACGCTTGTGTGCTGCACTATATCGAGAACAGTGCTGCGCTTCGCGACGGCGACCTGGTGTTGATCGACGCCGGTGGCGAGTTCGAACTTTATGCCGGCGACATTACGCGCACCTTCCCGGTCAACGGCCGTTACACGCCAGCGCAGCGTGAGCTCTACGAGGTCGTCCTCAAGGCGCAATGCCGCGCGGTGGCTGCCGTCGCACCGGGTACGACCTTGAGCGCGATTCACGATGGCGTAGTGCGCGACCTGACCGCTGGCCTCATTCGCCTGGGGCTGCTCGAAGGCCCGCTTGAGGCACGTATCGATGATCACGGATACCGGCGTTTCTTCCTGCACGCGACGTCGCACTGGCTGGGGCTCGACGTGCACGACGTCGGCACCTATCGGCTGGACGGCGAGCCGCGTGTGCTGACGCCGGGCATGGTGCTGACCGTCGAACCGGGGCTCTATATCCCCAACGCCGAGGACATTCCCGAGGCGTATCGCGGCATCGGCATTCGTATCGAAGACGATGTCGCGGTGACCGCCACAGGGCACGAGGTGTTAACGGCAGACGTGCCCAAGGAAGTGGCGGAAATTGAGGCACTCATGCATGATCGGTGA
- the ubiH gene encoding 2-octaprenyl-6-methoxyphenyl hydroxylase: MPSNRVDIAIVGGGLVGASLACALAPLIERHGLRVAVIEAAPLNATQPTTYQPSFDARASAIAQGSRRHFERLGVWASMAERATPIRQIHVSERGRFGATRLTADEFHLDALGYVIPNAWMGRVLHAGLESLPLTWHCPARVDDIAPIADGHRLTLSDGACLEAGLTVLADGGRSGLKERLGIDSQAQSYEQHALIANVEIGRDHAGVAYERFSSQGPMALLPLAGRRMALVWTHAKAPREETLGWSDAECLRRLQNAFGDRLGRFRRIGHRDAYPLSLITANEPVRPHLAIMGNAAHSLHPVAGQGFNLALRGVMDLVTSLEAGLARGQAIGGASLLGDFEARRAADRRNVIRFSDGLIRLFGIEHAAFSHLRAAGLVGLNIVSPLRRTLARRAMGLER; this comes from the coding sequence ATGCCGTCTAACCGGGTCGATATCGCCATCGTGGGAGGTGGCTTGGTCGGCGCCAGCCTGGCATGTGCCTTGGCGCCGCTGATCGAGCGTCACGGGCTGCGCGTGGCGGTGATCGAGGCAGCGCCGCTGAACGCGACGCAGCCTACGACGTATCAGCCCAGCTTCGATGCCCGCGCCAGCGCCATCGCGCAAGGCTCGCGCCGGCATTTCGAGCGGCTCGGGGTATGGGCGTCAATGGCCGAGCGCGCCACGCCGATTCGCCAGATCCACGTCAGCGAACGCGGGCGTTTCGGGGCGACGCGGCTGACAGCGGACGAGTTCCACCTCGACGCCCTGGGCTACGTGATCCCCAACGCCTGGATGGGGCGTGTTCTGCATGCGGGCCTGGAATCGTTACCGTTGACCTGGCACTGCCCGGCGCGCGTCGACGACATCGCGCCCATCGCCGACGGCCACCGGCTGACGCTCAGCGACGGCGCCTGTCTTGAGGCCGGCTTGACGGTACTTGCCGATGGCGGCCGCTCGGGACTCAAGGAGCGTCTGGGCATTGATAGTCAAGCGCAGTCCTATGAACAGCATGCCTTGATCGCTAATGTCGAAATCGGACGTGACCACGCTGGCGTGGCCTATGAGCGTTTCTCGAGCCAGGGCCCGATGGCACTGCTGCCTTTGGCCGGACGCCGCATGGCGCTGGTTTGGACCCACGCCAAGGCGCCACGCGAGGAAACCCTAGGCTGGAGCGACGCCGAATGCCTGAGACGTTTGCAAAACGCCTTCGGCGACCGCCTGGGACGCTTTCGGCGCATCGGGCATCGTGACGCCTATCCGTTGTCGCTGATCACCGCCAACGAACCGGTGCGCCCGCATCTGGCGATCATGGGCAACGCGGCCCACTCGTTGCATCCGGTCGCCGGGCAAGGCTTCAATCTTGCCTTGCGCGGCGTCATGGATTTGGTCACGTCGCTGGAAGCCGGTCTGGCGCGTGGCCAGGCTATCGGTGGCGCGAGCCTGCTGGGCGACTTCGAGGCCCGCCGCGCCGCCGACCGGCGTAACGTCATCCGCTTCAGCGATGGCTTGATTCGCCTGTTCGGCATCGAGCATGCCGCGTTTTCCCACCTACGCGCCGCGGGCCTGGTGGGGCTCAATATCGTGAGCCCGTTGCGACGCACCCTGGCGCGCCGCGCCATGGGGTTGGAGCGATGA
- a CDS encoding UbiH/UbiF/VisC/COQ6 family ubiquinone biosynthesis hydroxylase, whose amino-acid sequence MTADEETNMKETTHDEVIVVGGGMVGAALAALLGEAGLSVTVLDARPAPLASDDVGCGLPAPRVSALTPVSQRLLTHLGAWPWMVERRVSPYQGMRVWDGEGNGEIAFEAADIGLRELGHIVENDVVLAGLEARLAALPSVTQRFGARVSGIEREGEAQTLILDDGSRWTAPLVVAADGARSPLRRLAGIEVREHDTGHVALVTTLRCEHGHGGVARQVFLPDGPLAFLPLRVDADDHHCSIVWSTRPEHAERLLALDPAAFAEALNAAMEGRLGKIDVLDEVHHFPLTQRHAREYSAPGLALIGDAAHSIHPLAGQGVNLGFLDAAVLAEELIHARQRGVALGDARTLARYARRRRGDNTAMLALMDGFRLLFGTQHPALRLIRNVGLSSTDKLMPLKRIMIRQAAGERGELPAVCR is encoded by the coding sequence ATGACGGCCGACGAGGAAACGAACATGAAAGAGACGACACACGACGAGGTGATCGTCGTCGGCGGCGGCATGGTCGGTGCCGCGCTGGCGGCGCTGCTCGGCGAGGCCGGCCTCTCGGTGACGGTACTCGACGCCCGTCCGGCGCCGCTGGCTAGCGACGATGTCGGTTGCGGCCTGCCCGCCCCCCGGGTCAGCGCCTTGACGCCGGTATCGCAACGTTTGTTGACGCATCTCGGTGCCTGGCCGTGGATGGTCGAGCGGCGCGTCTCGCCCTATCAGGGCATGCGCGTCTGGGACGGCGAAGGCAACGGCGAAATCGCCTTCGAGGCGGCGGATATCGGGCTGCGCGAGCTGGGCCATATCGTCGAGAACGACGTCGTCCTGGCGGGGCTCGAAGCACGCCTTGCCGCCCTGCCGAGCGTGACCCAGCGTTTCGGCGCGCGAGTGTCGGGGATCGAGCGCGAAGGCGAAGCGCAAACCTTGATCCTCGACGATGGCAGCCGCTGGACGGCGCCGCTGGTGGTTGCCGCCGATGGCGCACGCTCCCCGCTTCGACGCCTGGCGGGCATCGAGGTACGCGAGCACGACACCGGCCATGTGGCGCTGGTCACCACGCTGCGCTGCGAGCATGGCCATGGCGGCGTGGCGCGTCAGGTCTTCCTGCCAGACGGGCCGTTGGCTTTTCTGCCCCTGCGGGTCGACGCAGACGACCACCATTGCTCGATCGTCTGGTCGACACGCCCTGAGCACGCCGAGCGGCTGCTGGCGCTGGACCCCGCGGCATTCGCCGAGGCCCTGAACGCCGCCATGGAAGGCCGGCTAGGTAAGATCGATGTGCTCGACGAGGTACACCACTTCCCGCTGACTCAGCGTCACGCTCGCGAATATAGCGCACCGGGCCTGGCCCTGATCGGCGACGCCGCACACAGCATTCACCCGCTGGCCGGCCAGGGCGTCAATCTGGGCTTCCTGGACGCGGCGGTACTGGCGGAAGAACTCATTCACGCACGCCAACGCGGCGTAGCGCTCGGCGACGCCCGCACCCTGGCGCGTTACGCCCGTCGTCGGCGTGGCGACAACACCGCCATGTTGGCGCTAATGGACGGCTTCCGCCTGCTGTTCGGCACCCAACACCCCGCATTACGATTGATACGTAACGTCGGGCTCTCCAGTACAGACAAGCTCATGCCCCTCAAGCGCATCATGATTCGCCAAGCTGCCGGCGAACGCGGCGAGCTGCCCGCCGTGTGCCGCTAG
- a CDS encoding GFA family protein, translating into MRLDGSCHCGAVRFSVDSPHPYPYQRCYCSICRKTAGGGGYAINLSGRAETLDVQGREHINVYRAVIDGETSTGERRFCRHCASALWVFDPQWPSLVHPFASAIDTPLPIPPERVHLMLDSKANWVEVDARENDQCFAVYPQESLAEWHQRLGLEEDSEPPT; encoded by the coding sequence ATGCGACTCGACGGTTCCTGCCATTGCGGCGCAGTGCGTTTCAGTGTCGATTCCCCGCACCCCTATCCCTATCAGCGCTGTTACTGCTCCATCTGCCGCAAGACCGCTGGCGGTGGTGGCTACGCTATCAACTTGAGTGGTCGCGCCGAGACGCTCGACGTGCAGGGGCGTGAGCACATCAACGTCTACCGCGCTGTCATCGATGGTGAAACCAGCACCGGCGAACGCCGCTTCTGCCGACACTGCGCCAGCGCGCTGTGGGTCTTCGATCCTCAATGGCCGAGTCTGGTGCATCCGTTTGCCTCTGCCATCGACACGCCCCTGCCCATTCCGCCCGAGCGCGTCCACTTGATGCTCGATAGCAAAGCTAACTGGGTGGAGGTCGACGCCCGGGAAAACGACCAATGCTTTGCCGTGTATCCGCAAGAAAGCCTTGCCGAATGGCACCAACGGTTGGGGTTGGAAGAGGATAGCGAGCCCCCCACTTAG
- a CDS encoding macro domain-containing protein, whose protein sequence is MTKRNLQGVTLECVQGDIARQPDMDAIVNAANAELRIGGGVAGAIHRGAGPELERECQPLAPIQPGQAVITGAHNLPNRSVVHCLGPVYGVDAPAEPLLAACYRNALELAEQNELSSIAFPAISTGAFGYPLEAATQVAFKTVLEMLPQLSSVKHIRFVLFQEADARVHEEILERLLD, encoded by the coding sequence ATGACGAAACGAAATCTTCAGGGCGTCACACTCGAGTGCGTGCAGGGGGATATTGCGCGCCAGCCGGATATGGACGCCATCGTGAACGCGGCCAATGCGGAGTTGCGGATTGGCGGCGGCGTGGCGGGTGCGATTCATCGGGGCGCCGGGCCGGAACTGGAGCGGGAATGCCAGCCGCTGGCGCCTATTCAGCCGGGGCAAGCGGTGATCACCGGCGCTCATAACTTACCCAATCGCTCGGTGGTGCATTGCCTGGGCCCGGTGTACGGAGTGGACGCGCCCGCCGAGCCACTGCTGGCGGCCTGTTACCGCAATGCGCTAGAACTGGCCGAGCAAAACGAGCTCAGCTCCATCGCCTTCCCGGCGATCTCCACCGGTGCCTTCGGGTATCCGCTGGAAGCAGCGACGCAGGTAGCGTTCAAGACGGTGCTTGAGATGCTGCCCCAGTTATCCTCGGTCAAGCATATCCGCTTCGTGTTGTTCCAGGAGGCGGACGCCCGAGTCCATGAAGAGATCCTCGAGCGCTTGCTCGATTGA
- a CDS encoding methyl-accepting chemotaxis protein: protein MTAGFASVLLLMVILTAEGVREVNLIDHSMKVINDVNSVKQQHAVDFRGSVHDRAIAVRDAVLVDDEADLTPIMADIKRLEGNYRDAAAGMREVFSEGNVTAEERNALAAIQEIQATTMPLIEEVLERRQAGDIAGAKQLLLDEAAPAFRTWLNDINAFITLQEELNAAETGFARNIAENFQITMVLLCLGALVIGGLVATLLTRLLLREFGAEPYEVKAFAEAVGNGDLTRQVSLKRQYRNSIMAAQVSMAEKLKTTVLEVRGSAESVATNSEQIAEGNNELASRTEQQASSLAETASAMEELGSTVQQNADNAVEARKQAANASQIAEEGGEVVTQVVQTMHDIDASSNEVADIISMIDGIAFQTNILALNASVEAARAGEHGRGFAVVAQEVRELASRSASSAKAIHALITANRKRVEQGTELATQAGKTTEDVVTSVKRVTELMEEISNATAEQRDGVQQAGEAVTQMDQVTQQNATLVEQSASASNNLKARAHKLMELMSAFELGAASSQNARHAAERLRAATGGAQQQASTSAPRLPNTRHTARQTTKEEEWEAF, encoded by the coding sequence ATGACGGCCGGCTTTGCCAGTGTTCTGTTGCTGATGGTCATTCTGACCGCCGAAGGGGTGCGCGAGGTCAACCTGATCGACCACAGCATGAAAGTCATCAACGACGTCAACAGTGTCAAACAGCAGCATGCGGTCGATTTCCGAGGGAGCGTACACGACCGCGCCATCGCCGTGCGCGATGCGGTACTGGTCGACGACGAGGCCGATCTGACGCCGATCATGGCGGATATTAAGCGCCTCGAAGGCAACTACCGCGATGCCGCCGCCGGCATGCGAGAAGTCTTCTCGGAGGGCAATGTCACTGCCGAAGAGCGCAATGCCCTGGCCGCTATCCAGGAGATTCAGGCCACCACCATGCCGCTGATCGAAGAAGTGCTCGAGCGGCGTCAGGCTGGCGATATCGCGGGCGCCAAGCAGCTGCTGCTCGACGAAGCGGCGCCGGCCTTCAGAACCTGGCTGAATGACATCAATGCCTTCATCACTTTGCAAGAAGAGCTCAACGCCGCCGAAACCGGTTTTGCGCGCAATATCGCCGAGAATTTCCAGATCACCATGGTGTTGCTGTGCCTGGGGGCCCTGGTAATCGGGGGGCTGGTGGCTACGTTGTTGACCAGGCTGCTGTTGCGCGAGTTCGGCGCGGAGCCCTACGAGGTCAAGGCCTTCGCCGAGGCGGTGGGCAATGGCGATCTGACCCGTCAGGTGTCGCTGAAACGGCAGTATCGCAACAGCATCATGGCTGCTCAGGTATCGATGGCGGAAAAGCTGAAAACAACAGTGTTGGAAGTGCGCGGTTCGGCCGAATCGGTGGCCACCAATAGCGAACAGATCGCCGAGGGTAACAACGAGTTGGCTTCCCGCACTGAGCAGCAAGCGAGCTCTCTGGCCGAGACCGCCTCCGCCATGGAAGAACTGGGAAGCACCGTTCAGCAAAACGCCGACAACGCCGTGGAAGCACGCAAGCAGGCCGCCAACGCCTCGCAAATCGCCGAGGAGGGTGGTGAGGTCGTCACGCAGGTGGTGCAGACCATGCACGACATCGATGCCAGCTCCAATGAAGTGGCCGATATCATTTCGATGATCGATGGTATCGCCTTCCAGACCAACATCCTGGCGCTCAATGCCTCCGTCGAGGCGGCACGTGCCGGTGAGCATGGCCGTGGCTTTGCCGTAGTCGCCCAGGAAGTGCGCGAGCTTGCCAGTCGCTCTGCGTCATCGGCCAAGGCAATCCATGCCTTGATCACCGCCAATCGCAAGCGTGTTGAGCAGGGGACGGAACTGGCCACTCAAGCCGGCAAGACCACCGAAGACGTGGTGACGTCCGTCAAGCGCGTGACCGAGCTGATGGAAGAAATCAGCAACGCGACCGCCGAACAGCGTGATGGAGTGCAGCAGGCCGGCGAAGCCGTCACCCAGATGGATCAGGTCACTCAGCAGAACGCGACCCTGGTCGAGCAAAGCGCCAGCGCCTCCAACAATCTCAAGGCGCGTGCGCACAAGCTGATGGAGCTGATGTCGGCTTTCGAGCTCGGCGCGGCCTCTTCACAGAACGCACGGCATGCGGCGGAGCGGCTCCGGGCCGCCACCGGCGGCGCACAGCAGCAGGCGTCGACATCCGCGCCGCGTCTGCCGAACACACGCCACACTGCACGGCAGACCACCAAGGAAGAAGAGTGGGAGGCGTTCTGA
- a CDS encoding OsmC domain/YcaO domain-containing protein — MEIKVNFLENLRLAAKFDDFTVETDQPIRYKGDGSAPSPFDYFLASSALCAAYFVRLYCNARDIPTENIRLSQNNIVDPENRYNQIFKIQVELPEDLSEKDRTGILRAAERCSVKRVIQNAPEFQIETVENIDEDAQALLMGTNAKDGDAGGETWIEGKDLPLERTIANMTRILEDLGMKIEIASWRNIVPNVWSLHLRDAASPMCFTNGKGATKEAALCSALGEFIERLSCNFFYNDQFFGEEIADSAFVHYPSERWFPLEDDDALPAGLLDAHCRAIFDPDGELRGSHLIDTNSGRKDRGIVALPFKRRSDGETVYFPSNLIENLYLSNGMSAGNTLAEAEVQCLSEIFERAVKKEIIEQEIVLPDVPEEVLAKYPGIQEGIAALEAQGFPVLVKDASLGGRYPVMCVTLMNPRTGGVFASFGAHPSFQVALERSLTELLQGRSFEGLNDLPQPTFSSLAVSEPNNFVEHFIDSSGVISWRFFSDRTDLDFHEWDFAGTTAEEAERLYGLLADQGLEAYVMEHEDLGAPVCRILVPGYSEVYPVEDLVWDNTNMALDFRADILHLHTLEDERLADLLERLEESQLDDHIKVGTLIGIEFDDNTVWSELTILELKLLIEIALGEYEAALEHVQMFLQFNDNTVQRGLFHQAMQAVLEIALDDDLDFNDYHRNLTRMFGEETMCQVIGAVNDEVRFPGLTPTSMGLEGIDRHQRLIESYRKLHAARAAGAGIATS; from the coding sequence ATGGAAATCAAGGTCAACTTTCTCGAAAACCTGCGGCTGGCGGCCAAGTTCGACGACTTCACCGTCGAGACCGACCAGCCCATTCGCTACAAGGGCGACGGCTCGGCGCCGAGTCCGTTCGACTACTTCCTGGCCTCCTCGGCGTTGTGTGCGGCTTATTTCGTGCGCTTGTACTGCAACGCGCGGGACATCCCTACCGAGAACATCCGGCTGTCGCAGAACAACATCGTCGACCCCGAGAATCGCTACAACCAGATCTTCAAGATCCAGGTGGAGCTGCCGGAGGACCTTTCCGAAAAGGACCGCACCGGTATCCTGCGCGCGGCGGAGCGCTGCAGCGTCAAGCGCGTGATCCAGAACGCGCCCGAGTTCCAGATCGAGACGGTCGAGAACATCGACGAGGACGCCCAGGCGCTGCTGATGGGCACGAACGCCAAGGACGGCGACGCAGGCGGCGAAACCTGGATCGAGGGCAAGGACCTGCCGCTGGAGCGCACCATCGCCAACATGACCCGGATCCTCGAGGATCTGGGCATGAAGATCGAGATCGCCTCGTGGCGCAATATCGTGCCCAACGTCTGGTCGCTGCATCTGCGCGACGCGGCCTCGCCGATGTGTTTCACCAACGGCAAGGGCGCGACCAAGGAAGCGGCGCTGTGCTCGGCGCTGGGCGAGTTCATCGAGCGCCTCTCCTGCAACTTTTTCTACAACGACCAGTTCTTCGGCGAGGAGATCGCCGATAGTGCCTTCGTTCACTATCCCAGCGAGCGCTGGTTCCCGCTGGAAGACGACGACGCGCTGCCTGCCGGGCTACTCGACGCACATTGTCGGGCGATCTTCGATCCGGACGGCGAGCTGCGCGGCTCGCACCTGATCGACACCAACTCCGGGCGAAAGGATCGCGGCATCGTCGCGCTGCCGTTCAAGCGCCGCTCCGATGGCGAGACGGTGTACTTCCCCTCCAACCTGATCGAGAACCTCTACCTCAGCAACGGCATGAGCGCCGGCAACACGCTCGCCGAGGCCGAGGTGCAGTGCCTTTCCGAAATCTTCGAGCGCGCGGTGAAGAAGGAAATCATCGAGCAAGAGATCGTCCTGCCGGACGTGCCGGAGGAGGTGCTGGCCAAGTATCCCGGCATTCAGGAAGGCATCGCCGCGCTGGAGGCCCAGGGCTTCCCGGTGCTGGTCAAGGACGCCTCGCTCGGCGGCCGCTACCCGGTGATGTGCGTGACTCTGATGAACCCGCGCACCGGCGGTGTGTTCGCCTCCTTCGGCGCGCACCCGAGCTTCCAGGTCGCGCTGGAACGCAGTCTCACCGAGCTGCTCCAGGGGCGCAGCTTCGAGGGCCTGAACGACCTGCCGCAGCCGACCTTCAGCTCGCTGGCGGTCTCCGAGCCCAACAACTTCGTCGAGCACTTCATCGACTCCTCCGGGGTGATCTCCTGGCGCTTCTTCAGCGACCGCACGGATCTCGACTTCCACGAATGGGACTTCGCCGGCACCACTGCGGAAGAAGCCGAGCGCCTCTACGGACTGCTCGCCGACCAGGGCCTGGAAGCCTACGTGATGGAACACGAGGACCTGGGCGCGCCGGTGTGCCGCATCCTGGTGCCGGGGTATTCCGAGGTGTACCCGGTCGAGGATCTGGTGTGGGACAACACCAACATGGCGCTGGACTTCCGGGCGGACATTCTCCATCTGCACACACTCGAGGATGAGCGCCTCGCCGACCTGCTCGAGCGCCTGGAAGAAAGCCAGCTCGACGATCACATCAAGGTCGGCACGCTGATCGGCATCGAGTTCGACGACAACACCGTGTGGAGCGAGCTCACCATCCTCGAGCTCAAGCTGCTGATTGAGATCGCTCTGGGCGAGTACGAAGCAGCGCTGGAGCACGTCCAGATGTTCCTGCAATTCAACGACAACACCGTGCAGCGCGGCTTGTTCCATCAAGCCATGCAAGCGGTGCTGGAGATCGCCCTGGACGACGACCTCGACTTCAACGACTACCACCGCAACCTCACGCGGATGTTCGGCGAAGAGACCATGTGCCAGGTGATCGGCGCGGTGAACGATGAGGTACGCTTCCCCGGGCTGACGCCCACCAGCATGGGGCTGGAAGGCATCGACCGCCACCAGCGCCTGATCGAAAGCTACCGGAAACTGCACGCCGCGCGCGCCGCCGGGGCCGGCATCGCCACCTCGTAA
- a CDS encoding TIR domain-containing protein, whose translation MPNVCFFSFTEADRDVVLTIKGRAVNPDYKNLNFRVKDLLKRWKTEDVARIRQAISTAMNGTSRTIVFVGEKTHQSRWVREEVEMTLDNKKPVYAIRLKDTNGAKPKVLEENNIQLYSWREAKLQDLATR comes from the coding sequence ATGCCAAATGTATGTTTCTTTAGTTTTACTGAGGCTGACCGCGACGTTGTGTTGACTATTAAAGGTCGAGCCGTAAACCCCGACTACAAGAACCTCAACTTCCGAGTAAAAGATCTTTTAAAGCGGTGGAAAACGGAAGACGTTGCCAGGATCCGTCAAGCCATATCAACAGCAATGAACGGAACATCTCGCACAATAGTTTTTGTTGGCGAAAAAACGCACCAGAGTCGGTGGGTTCGTGAAGAAGTAGAGATGACTCTAGACAACAAAAAACCTGTCTATGCAATTCGCTTAAAAGATACCAACGGTGCCAAGCCGAAAGTTCTCGAAGAGAACAATATTCAGCTATACAGCTGGAGGGAGGCAAAACTTCAGGATCTAGCAACACGCTAA
- a CDS encoding IS1380 family transposase — translation MPNVKFRASRRTLTSHAGLSIIGQCFEIAGVDSIDSRFPTTLGMRTSDVIKSYLGLLCLGMSDYDAVENFRRDKPFQQLLTLQKVPSAATLRQRLEKLAANDLQARTATWSTTLLSLIEAPITAETTHVCLDIDTFVMDNSNSKKEGVSRTYQKVDGYTPIAAYLGNEGWCLGLELRPGKQHTMKESNAFLERVLPRAQGLTKQPILLREDSGFDSQAHLALLEQQRQVFADEGRRLDYVVKWNPRGSATADQDTWLAVAADYWEELRPGKRQALWTQTVSIHDDNKTEYVVQRVMRLVERTADRDGQLLLEPDYELEGWWTSLDEAPEAVIKRYQAHATHEQFHSEIKTDLDLERLPSGKFATNDLILHLAQLAYNILRLMGQLGMTGELSPVRHPAKRRRIRTVLQELVHRAALVIHKARQIILDFGQDIGRMTVLNTLRSRLRYPRGTPC, via the coding sequence ATGCCCAACGTCAAGTTCCGCGCCAGTCGCCGCACCCTCACCAGCCACGCCGGGCTGTCCATCATCGGGCAATGCTTCGAGATCGCTGGCGTCGACAGCATCGACAGCCGCTTCCCCACCACGCTGGGCATGCGCACCAGTGACGTGATCAAGAGCTACCTGGGCCTGCTGTGTCTGGGCATGAGCGACTATGACGCTGTCGAGAACTTCCGCCGCGACAAGCCCTTCCAACAACTGCTGACCCTGCAGAAGGTGCCGAGCGCGGCGACGCTGCGACAGCGGCTGGAGAAACTTGCCGCCAACGACCTGCAGGCGCGCACCGCCACCTGGTCCACGACCCTGCTGTCACTGATCGAAGCACCGATCACCGCCGAGACGACGCACGTCTGCCTGGACATCGACACCTTCGTCATGGACAACAGCAACTCGAAGAAGGAAGGCGTCTCGCGGACCTACCAGAAGGTCGATGGCTACACCCCGATCGCCGCCTATCTGGGCAACGAAGGGTGGTGCCTGGGTCTGGAACTGCGGCCTGGCAAGCAGCACACCATGAAGGAGAGCAACGCCTTTCTGGAGCGGGTACTGCCTCGCGCCCAAGGCCTGACCAAGCAACCGATCCTGTTACGCGAGGACAGCGGCTTCGACAGCCAGGCGCACCTGGCGCTTCTCGAACAGCAGCGCCAGGTCTTTGCCGACGAGGGGCGCCGGCTCGACTATGTCGTCAAATGGAACCCGCGCGGCTCGGCCACGGCGGATCAGGATACCTGGTTGGCTGTGGCGGCGGACTACTGGGAAGAGCTGCGTCCTGGCAAGCGCCAGGCGCTGTGGACGCAGACCGTCTCGATCCACGACGACAACAAGACCGAATACGTCGTCCAACGCGTGATGCGCCTGGTAGAGCGCACCGCCGATCGCGATGGCCAGTTGCTGCTCGAACCGGACTATGAGTTGGAAGGCTGGTGGACCAGCCTGGACGAGGCGCCGGAGGCGGTGATCAAACGCTACCAGGCGCATGCCACCCACGAGCAATTCCACAGTGAGATCAAGACCGATCTCGACCTGGAGCGGCTGCCGTCGGGCAAGTTCGCCACCAACGATCTGATCCTGCACCTCGCCCAGCTGGCCTACAACATCCTGCGGCTGATGGGGCAGCTGGGCATGACCGGCGAGCTGAGCCCGGTGCGCCATCCCGCCAAGCGGCGCCGGATCCGCACCGTGCTACAAGAGCTGGTGCATCGTGCGGCGCTCGTGATTCACAAGGCGCGGCAGATCATCCTCGACTTCGGGCAGGACATCGGACGCATGACGGTGTTGAACACCTTGCGAAGCCGCCTGCGCTATCCCCGAGGCACGCCATGCTGA